In the genome of Thunnus thynnus chromosome 6, fThuThy2.1, whole genome shotgun sequence, the window AACACGGATATTCACCTCGGAAGAAACACAGATTGCGCTTCACTGGTTCCGCAAAGGGAAAAAACAGCCAATGCAGTCCTCCTTTACAGCCAATATCTGACATCGATCAGTTATCAACCGTACTGCTGCAACATCGACTGTCATTGTGCAGCGTTGAGGCTTACAATAGCCTGGATCAGGACACACCAGGGTGAACAAATTGTAACAGAAAACAGGAGCATGGCGGGGATGTGCTGATAGCCTGGTAGCAAGCTcacctgtttgtgttgttggtgGTGATGGAGAATATCGAGGAGTCTTCGCCCCTCCGGATCACCCCTACAGTCCGGGCGCTGAGCTCAGCACTGCGGGGGAAACGTGAAAATGTCCCCGATTCCAGCCAGGGAAGCGGCGACAGGATCTTCCCTGACCCGGAGAAGCTTTGGTTTAAGGAGAGCAGCGCTAAAAACCTCCGAAACAGGGACTTCTTGTCGCCGACCACGATGCTTCACACGCTGTACGCGGACGGGCAGGTTGGTTTGACTGATACCTGTTGTGTTTGTCAGCATTTATAGTGGCTTTAATTCTTATTTATCGGTGTTTTACGTCGAATTGCATTCAATTAGatgaactgaaacacattttaaagacagTACTCGCAACTGGACTACAACCTCATTAAACGGCTATTTTAAATGTTAGCTAGTTAACCTAACTTAAATATTTTGAGAGAAAGTCAACAAATGATTCTTCCGCCAAACAGTATAGTTCTTGGGCTGTAGCTAAAGGCAGGTGTGATGTTGTTGTGCACATTAATATTAACGGTTTAGAACGTGACTCGGCCAATGAGAACAGAGCACCGGAACTATCTGCTTTATAACGCCCAGCTGACTCCAACCTCCCGTTAGAAAAACCAGGCGAAGGCTGGCTTCAATTTCGCAAATCTCGAGCAAAAGACACCTAAAACCCGAAACCCAGAATACGTTTGAATGATACCGAGACAGACAAACCGTTGGACTGATAGAGGCCGCATCATGATCGACCAGACACTCAGCCTGCGGCAGTAATTATTAACCCATGAGTGACAGATACAATATGGGGCACAGCACAGCTGCAAACACGAAGCCGCAACTGTGGTGGCgtaaaaacacaagcagcacaCCCTGTATGCTAATATCCACCATGCACCAGGATGCTTGGTGTTTTTGCATGCATTGTGTTGCAACACAAACCTGTCATGATGGGTTTACCCACTAGAAATGCACTGATAGTGTCTGAAGCAGATAACAGTATCTGCTTTTTTCCCCACTGATACTGACAATATATTCATTTTAGTATTAGCAACATATGCATGTGAGAAACAAGCAATTCTTTTCAGACATGCATATAAGCTGAAAAATCAATaaccccaaaacaaacatgtttactgtgtttctaATTTCCACAGTAAACATGTCGCCTTTCAAATGAGATATTACAATATCAATTTCATGCCAATCTAGTGTATCAGACCATCTCTAGTacttgacatactgtatatgcacatCTCATTACCTGAATATCAGTCTTTTCCACTAATTTCTGTCCCttttcactcactcacataTAAACGTGTTCATGCTTGCATGCATGTGAGTCTCTGATGTCTCTGTCCCTTTTTTCCACCTAGGTCCCTCCAGCAGTGATGTCCAGGGTCTTGTCCCTCCGTGGCAGTGGGGTTCTCCCTGTGGCTGGTGGGGAGGTGATGGGTGAAGGGCTGAGGGTGAGGGTGGACCGGGCTGCAGCCTTCAGGGCCGTCCTGGCGGGTGGAGCCACAGAGTACCTGACACCATCAGGTCAGAGGCAGGGCTGTGTGGTGCTCAACTGTCCTGCCCTGCACCCTAAACCCAACACACCCACTCCTGACACACTGACTCTGGGCCAGCTGAGGACTGTTCTGTTGGCTGACCACATGGGGGCACTGCTGAGAAGACAGGGGTGAGTCTGGGGGTAAATTCCAGCATGACAGGAGGGTCTTGTGAATGGAAAATATGAGAGGAAATGCTCATTTGATCTGTGGGGCAGATATCTGTATATGTTTGTtatgataaaatacaaacaaagcaCATATTTACACTCCCTTTCATGATTCTTCTACATCTATTCCCTTTGATTCACTGTCATCCATAACAAAatgctcttttctttctctttttactttttttgtcatGGCATTTCAGCATTGCTGAAACAATAAATCAGTCACCAAAAATGTGGAAAACCCATTAACTGTCATTTATCAAGGAAAactgtcaaacatttgctggttttagcCTCTCAGACGTGAAGATTTGTTGGTTTTCTCttttatatcagtgtaaatTCTAAATCTTTGGATTTAATaatgttggtcagacaaaaataGTATTTTGAAGATGTTATTTTGGGCTTTTTGAAACTGTAAAGGGCATTTTCCAGTATATTTGGATATTTTgtactaatcgattaatcagtgatgaaaataatgattagttgcagcctgaGGTGAAACATACTGATGTAAATCTACTTACCTGTCTCAGATTTTCAGTGTCCTATTGCCCCACGCTTCCCGAAGACAGCGACATCATCACCTTCCTCCGAACCCTGGGCCTCGATTGGCCGACATCCCCGGCCAACTGGACTAATGAGCAGCGTGAAGAGAAGATCCAGGAAGCGCTGGAGAACTCCCCgtacagagagagggaaaatgagagaggcaggaggaccagcggaggaggagggaggaaggcaGAGGACGGGGAGAATGAGGGAGCGCTCAGGATCAACCTGAAACGAGTTTTCCAGGAGGAGGGGCTGCTGGGATATGACCCCAGTCTTGGCACCTGCACAGGTGAGGCCACCATGGGGCATGTTTGATTCAACTGTTAATTTTGAGAATCTACTACTGTCCATTTTTCTGCTGTTAATGGTTATATTATAACGGTGTGTTggtcttttaaaaagcagaactATCTTTCTGTCTGGTCTGGTTACTGTAGCTTTAGGTAAGAGAAAAGTTAGCAGGATAACATATTGttggtactgtatatttgctTGTAACAGATTGTTAATATCTTATCTGTTTCAGTGCACAGAGACAGTGTTTCCCACCTGGCCCAACTGGAGACAGCCACAGCCGACTGCACAGTGAGATGCATGCAAATatgcagcacacaaacacactgaactcACATACAAAGCCTTTATACAGCACTATGCAAACACAAACCAACACATGGATACACAGTGATGTTTGTCCCCTGTTGCTACCTTTGATGATTCAAATACATCTTTTAAAATtcttatgtaaaaaaaacagacaaacaaagcaTTGATTTGGATATCTTTGCTGCCTTTTTCATAGGTAGCCATGGCAACAGCGTTACACGTAACTTCTTGTCAGGATGAGTTCCGCCAGCAGCAGATTGCGATGCTGTGGAGAGCCAGCGGAGCGACACATACGCAggtatccacacacacacacacacacaaacacacacacacacaatcatttaGAGCAGTTTGTTCCTATTTTTACCtgttgtgctctgtgtgtgtttgcagagacATTTGGTGTGTGGACCTGTGAAGACTCCTGGTTCTCACCTCACTGCTGCACAGTACTTGCAGTAAGACTTTCTTTGTGACTTTGCTCAgtgatatgattttttttctcctcttctgtctgttgtcatcatttctctctttgtcttcaggttttctttttcctcttcactctctCGTGTCCACTCGTCTTCCCCGTCTCTTTTTCCATCACAGctctttctctgcctccacTCGCCCTGCCCACCTCTCCACCAGACATACTGTTTATTATCACGAAAGACACTCTTACTGAGCTCTTCTCCGCACTGTAaaattgcagctctaattaaatTTAATCAAAAGAACACTAGTGGGCGTTGATGGTGCTTTTCTTCATCCTCGTGTTATCGCTGTATGTTTTTAGCCCAGTCGTCTGTGTAAATGAGGCTTTGATTGTTTCTGTCTTCCCACTCTCCTCCAGGCTGAGAAGAGGTCAAATGAAGGAGGCCTCAGAGATGAAGTATGGAGATCAAgtagaaggtgtgtgtgtgtgcatataaacgcagtgtgtatgtgttgaaaCTGACTGATACAAATTACTATTAACTACAGACGAAGTGAATTAATTGGGGTGAATGCCGCTGCCGCCTCCTCCTCTTGTAGGTCAGACGtgggatgacatcatcagggtcatGACCTCTGCCACCGTCAGATTTGAGCTGCTGTCAACAGTCCACACCAGTCCTGTGAGTCTCCACTTTAGCTGCGCGTTCGCACCTGAATGTGTCATGTAGCTGCTGATGTGCTACGCGTGTGTTCACGAGTGTGTGACCTCCCCCCCATAGTGATTATAATATGACTTCACAagttttttaattataaattcTGTTCATGCAGAAACGTCCCTTTTACACTGATGGCAGTTTCCTCTGTGACATAATTAGTTGAGTCagaatgattgacagctgtctGTTTAGGTGACACTGGACGTCCAGAGGGAAGGAAGTGTGTCCACCAAAGGCCCGAGAGGAGGAGTGTTTGTGATGTATAACTGTGCCAGACTGCACACTTTGTTCGACAGCTACGAGAGAGGAGTGGGGAAGGGTGAGAGACGTGCTTTGCATTTCTCAGATCAACAACATTACAGATAATCAGATCACTGTGGTTTGGCAGGTTCCCTGAAGCTcagaagacaaaaataaacaataaacgtaataaaaagtgtaaaatgcAGGACAATCTTTTCCACATTAGTCTTAGTTATTTATGGAAATTGTCTCAAATTAATATGATgttaaaatatatgttaaaatgccacagaaatgataaataatacaattttcTAATCATACAAGaatgataaatatatattaaatgtaGAGTATTGTTGGGACTACAGTTCGCAATACAACTATTTTTGTGTCGTCGTTCTAAATTTGGTGTTTTACACTAAGAAGCCAAAACTAAAAAGTAGGTCAAAAACTGAAGCCACAGAcatttcagtgctgtgaaaaaCATTCTGACATTTACATATCAGGAGCCTGTATGTGTGCGTCAGACTCACAGGAGTATAGAGTTGCGATGCATCTTAATGCATtgtccagcttctcaaatgtgaagttttgctgtttgttccttttcatatatgacagttaattgaacatcttaacattttagactgatagacaaaacaaccaatctgaagacatcactgtggcctctgagaaactgtgaacGCCATCATTcactatttttaacatttcatagttTAAACGATAAATCAacttattgtgaaaataatcagcagattaatcaagaaTGAAATAggcgttagttgcagccttatagAAATATTACATACAGTGTAAGAAGTGtacatggaaaaataaatacactacagagtttatgattattatttactgtataacaagcttgaatttgtatttatgtattttgtctGCAGGTCTGTACCCAGAGATCCCTGATGGCTCTGAGTTAGACTTCTCTGCTCTCAAAGAAGAGGTAACACTTGATtctgttctctgtctctcctttaaTTCCCtcagcttttatttttctttctctccattatTATAAACTGTCCACTTTATAAAAGTCCTCGCTGTAACATTTCAGTTTTCATCCTAACATCCTGTCTCTGTGTTTCGACCGGCAGGGCGAGTGGCTTCTCCTGTTCAATTACCTCATACCGTTCTCCGAGCTGCTGGACCAATCAGGACAGGCGTTAGACTGTGAAGGGGGAGGAGCCAGAGTCAATATTAAAACTGAACAGGTCGGAGCACTTAAATGAACAAATTAGTGATCAGTAGCGGCTTAAACAAAAAGTCTGATGTTGAGATGTTTATGTAACtcgtatgtgtgtttgtgttcctcaGATCTGTAAATTTCTGGTGTCTCTCAGTAAAGACTTCAGCTCGTACTACAACAGAGTCCACGTGCTCGGGGTGAGGACGTATTTATTATAAGCACAAGAGATGTTAACTGTTACAGTAACTCTTTATTATTACAggtgaatgtctgtacaaataTATTCGTCTGggtttgtgtgcgtgtgaatTTGTGTTCCCTACACCATATAGAGATTAGTGTAGTAATAGCCCGTTGCCCCGTCTGGCGACTTTTTGTCACTGACAGAATATGATTACTGATgtcaaaaaaatcataaaaaaaacccaccagtTCACTATGAGGGCAGCAATATTCAATCtattatctctctctttttctctctctctctgtcctgaaatctctttattttcatttcgtATTATCACctcttccctttctttttttttcccaggagcCATTGCCTCATCTCTTCAACCAGATGTTTTGTCGCCTGTATCTGTTGAGAGCGTTGAGAGAGCTCTACCACAGCGCTCTGGACACCCTGAACCTTCCCCCCATTAGGCAACTATAGCCTTAACATACGTCGCTCATCCTGTAATCACTGTTAGTCCTACCTCCCCgcccgccacacacacacacacacacacaccctcacctatattttgcatttgtagCCTCATCGCATACGCACTTCATTAAGcgttaatgaaaaatgtatccAATTAA includes:
- the dalrd3 gene encoding DALR anticodon-binding domain-containing protein 3, encoding MENIEESSPLRITPTVRALSSALRGKRENVPDSSQGSGDRIFPDPEKLWFKESSAKNLRNRDFLSPTTMLHTLYADGQVPPAVMSRVLSLRGSGVLPVAGGEVMGEGLRVRVDRAAAFRAVLAGGATEYLTPSGQRQGCVVLNCPALHPKPNTPTPDTLTLGQLRTVLLADHMGALLRRQGFSVSYCPTLPEDSDIITFLRTLGLDWPTSPANWTNEQREEKIQEALENSPYRERENERGRRTSGGGGRKAEDGENEGALRINLKRVFQEEGLLGYDPSLGTCTVHRDSVSHLAQLETATADCTVAMATALHVTSCQDEFRQQQIAMLWRASGATHTQRHLVCGPVKTPGSHLTAAQYLQLRRGQMKEASEMKYGDQVEGQTWDDIIRVMTSATVRFELLSTVHTSPVTLDVQREGSVSTKGPRGGVFVMYNCARLHTLFDSYERGVGKGLYPEIPDGSELDFSALKEEGEWLLLFNYLIPFSELLDQSGQALDCEGGGARVNIKTEQICKFLVSLSKDFSSYYNRVHVLGEPLPHLFNQMFCRLYLLRALRELYHSALDTLNLPPIRQL